In Agromyces archimandritae, one genomic interval encodes:
- a CDS encoding RelA/SpoT family protein: MTETSVNSTASLRRLVPRIFSRAQPAGAVDTLLKTVRMHHPKADIALVERAYTVAERAHRGQKRKSGEPYITHPIAVAQILADLGIGAKTVAAALLHDTVEDTAYTLDEVRADFGDEIAMLVDGVTKLDKVKYGDSTQAETVRKMIVAMSKDIRVLIIKLADRLHNARTWGFVPAEKAAQKATETLEIYAPLAHRLGIQAIKWELEDLSFAVLYPKLYAEIESLVKQRTPQREEFVQSVIDLVNEDLKAAKIRGKVMGRPKQFYSIYQKMVVRGRDFDEIYDLVGIRVLVNSVRDCYAVLGAIHARWTPLPGRFKDYIATPKFNLYQSLHTTVIGPKGRAVEIQIRTHDMHQRAEYGVAAHWKYKERLAGGRTVEKQTHDADMAWLAHISDWQAETADPGEFLDSLRYEIGAKEVYVFTPKGRVIGLPAGATPVDFAYAVHTEVGHRTMGAKVNGRLVPLESELNSGDVVEVFTSKNPDSGPSKDWLNFVKSPRARSKIRQWFTKERRDEAIEQGRDAIARAMRKQNLPLQKLMNQESFAEVAALLRYDDVSALYAAVGEGHVSTQSVIEKVIALVRDADVEEEPEIVLPARSRASLPRNSDSGVLVRGAPDILVKLARCCTPVPGDEIIGFVTRGSGVSVHQADCHNVQALMREPERMIDVEWAPSSKSVFLVQIQIEALDRAGLLSDVTRVLSEHHVNILSANVSTSSDRLAISKFVFEMGDTTHLDRVLNAVRRIDAVYDVYRVSDG; the protein is encoded by the coding sequence GTGACTGAGACGAGCGTCAATTCGACCGCGTCGCTACGCCGCCTCGTGCCGAGGATCTTCTCGCGGGCGCAGCCCGCCGGGGCCGTCGACACGCTCCTGAAGACCGTGCGGATGCACCATCCGAAAGCGGACATCGCGCTCGTCGAACGCGCCTACACCGTCGCCGAACGCGCGCACCGCGGGCAGAAGCGCAAGAGCGGCGAGCCGTACATCACCCATCCGATCGCGGTCGCGCAGATCCTCGCCGACCTCGGCATCGGCGCGAAGACGGTCGCGGCCGCCCTGCTGCACGACACCGTCGAGGACACCGCCTACACCCTCGACGAGGTGCGGGCCGATTTCGGCGACGAGATCGCGATGCTCGTCGACGGCGTCACCAAGCTCGACAAGGTCAAATACGGCGACTCGACGCAGGCCGAGACCGTCCGCAAGATGATCGTCGCGATGTCCAAGGACATCCGCGTGCTCATCATCAAACTCGCCGACCGGCTGCACAACGCCCGCACCTGGGGCTTCGTTCCCGCCGAGAAGGCGGCGCAGAAGGCCACCGAGACCCTGGAGATCTACGCGCCGCTCGCGCACCGCCTCGGCATCCAGGCGATCAAATGGGAGCTCGAAGACCTCTCCTTCGCGGTGCTGTACCCGAAGCTGTACGCCGAGATCGAAAGCCTCGTCAAGCAGCGGACGCCGCAGCGCGAGGAGTTCGTGCAGTCCGTCATCGACCTCGTCAACGAAGACCTGAAGGCCGCGAAGATCCGTGGCAAGGTCATGGGCCGGCCGAAGCAGTTCTACTCGATCTACCAGAAGATGGTCGTGCGCGGCCGCGACTTCGACGAGATCTACGACCTCGTCGGCATCCGGGTGCTCGTGAACTCGGTACGAGACTGCTACGCGGTGCTCGGGGCGATCCACGCACGGTGGACGCCGCTGCCCGGTCGTTTCAAGGACTACATCGCGACCCCGAAGTTCAACCTGTACCAGTCGCTGCACACGACCGTCATCGGCCCGAAGGGCCGCGCGGTCGAGATCCAGATCCGTACGCACGACATGCACCAGCGGGCCGAGTACGGTGTCGCCGCGCACTGGAAGTACAAGGAGCGGCTCGCCGGCGGCCGGACCGTCGAGAAGCAGACCCACGACGCCGACATGGCCTGGCTCGCCCACATCTCCGACTGGCAGGCCGAGACCGCCGACCCTGGGGAGTTCCTCGACTCGCTCCGCTATGAGATCGGCGCCAAAGAGGTCTACGTCTTCACTCCCAAGGGCCGGGTCATCGGTCTGCCCGCCGGTGCGACGCCGGTCGACTTCGCCTACGCTGTGCACACCGAGGTCGGCCACCGCACGATGGGTGCGAAGGTCAACGGGCGCCTCGTCCCCCTCGAGAGCGAGCTGAACTCCGGCGACGTCGTCGAGGTGTTCACCTCGAAGAATCCGGATTCCGGCCCGAGCAAGGACTGGCTGAACTTCGTCAAGAGTCCGCGGGCGCGCAGCAAGATCCGGCAGTGGTTCACGAAGGAACGCCGCGACGAGGCGATCGAGCAGGGTCGGGATGCCATCGCGCGCGCGATGCGCAAGCAGAACCTGCCCCTGCAGAAGCTCATGAACCAGGAGTCGTTCGCCGAGGTCGCCGCCCTGCTGCGATACGATGATGTCTCCGCCCTGTACGCGGCGGTCGGCGAAGGGCACGTATCGACCCAGTCCGTCATCGAGAAGGTCATCGCCCTCGTCCGCGACGCGGACGTCGAGGAGGAGCCGGAGATCGTCCTCCCGGCACGCTCCCGCGCCTCGCTGCCGCGCAACAGCGACTCGGGCGTGCTCGTACGCGGTGCCCCCGACATCCTCGTCAAGCTCGCACGGTGTTGCACGCCCGTCCCGGGAGACGAGATCATCGGCTTCGTCACGCGGGGCTCCGGCGTCTCGGTGCACCAGGCGGACTGCCACAATGTGCAGGCGCTCATGCGCGAACCGGAGCGGATGATCGACGTCGAATGGGCGCCGAGCTCGAAGAGCGTCTTCCTCGTCCAGATCCAGATCGAGGCCCTCGATCGCGCCGGCTTGCTCTCCGACGTGACGCGGGTGCTCTCGGAGCACCACGTGAACATCCTCTCGGCGAACGTATCGACCTCCTCGGACCGTCTGGCGATCAGCAAGTTCGTCTTCGAGATGGGCGACACCACGCATCTGGACCGCGTACTGAACGCCGTGCGCCGCATCGACGCCGTCTACGACGTCTATCGCGTCAGCGACGGCTGA
- a CDS encoding DUF349 domain-containing protein produces MTESDQQPWGRVDETGTVFVRIGDAEREVGQYPDGTPEEALAYFERKYADLAGQVGLLEQRARRGAPAADVAKAVAALQTAVSDAHAVGDLASLSTRLEALSGTVGELTEQQQAEAKAAVAEGIRTRTAIVEAAEALAAQDPAKTQWKQTGARLDELFTEWQRHQQDGPRLPKGEANTLWKRFRTARTTIEQHRRAFFAELDTAHRDVRSRKQRLIERAEALAPRGIDGIAEYRSLLDEWKQAGRAGKKQDDALWARFKAAGDVLFQAKAEIDAQADIEYQANLDVKLALLEEAEPLLSERDHARARTKLVDVQRRWDEAGRVPRDQVRQVEDRLRKVENHVRALEAEHWDREDPEKKARSEGMLGQLNDAIEKLESELAEAREAGDAKAIAAAEEALEARRAWLKAVGG; encoded by the coding sequence GTGACCGAATCAGATCAGCAGCCGTGGGGCCGCGTCGACGAGACGGGTACCGTCTTCGTCCGCATCGGCGACGCAGAGCGCGAGGTCGGGCAGTACCCCGACGGGACCCCTGAGGAGGCGCTCGCGTATTTCGAGCGCAAGTACGCCGATCTGGCGGGTCAGGTCGGGCTGCTCGAGCAGCGGGCCCGGCGCGGTGCGCCCGCCGCCGACGTCGCCAAGGCGGTGGCCGCGCTGCAGACGGCCGTCTCCGACGCCCACGCGGTCGGCGACCTCGCTTCGCTCAGCACGCGCCTCGAGGCGCTCTCCGGCACCGTCGGCGAGCTGACCGAGCAACAGCAGGCCGAAGCCAAAGCCGCCGTGGCCGAGGGCATCCGCACCCGTACGGCCATCGTCGAGGCCGCCGAGGCGCTCGCGGCGCAGGACCCGGCCAAGACGCAGTGGAAGCAGACGGGCGCACGCCTCGACGAGCTCTTCACTGAGTGGCAGCGCCACCAGCAGGACGGCCCGCGTCTGCCGAAGGGCGAGGCGAACACCCTCTGGAAGCGGTTCCGCACGGCGCGCACGACGATCGAACAGCATCGCCGCGCGTTCTTCGCCGAACTCGACACCGCGCACCGCGATGTGCGCAGCCGCAAGCAGCGGCTGATCGAGCGCGCCGAGGCGCTCGCGCCGCGCGGCATCGACGGCATCGCCGAGTACCGCAGCCTCCTCGACGAGTGGAAGCAGGCCGGCCGCGCCGGCAAGAAGCAGGACGACGCCCTATGGGCGCGGTTCAAGGCCGCCGGGGACGTGCTCTTCCAGGCCAAGGCCGAGATCGACGCGCAGGCGGACATCGAGTATCAGGCCAACCTCGACGTCAAGCTCGCCCTCCTCGAGGAGGCGGAGCCGCTGCTCTCCGAGCGCGACCACGCCCGTGCGCGCACGAAGCTCGTCGACGTCCAGCGCCGCTGGGACGAGGCGGGCCGCGTGCCGCGCGACCAGGTGCGTCAGGTCGAGGACCGGCTGCGCAAGGTCGAGAATCATGTGCGTGCGCTCGAGGCCGAGCACTGGGACCGTGAGGACCCGGAGAAGAAGGCCCGCTCCGAGGGCATGCTCGGTCAGCTGAACGACGCCATCGAGAAGCTCGAGAGCGAGCTCGCGGAGGCGCGCGAGGCCGGCGACGCGAAGGCGATCGCCGCCGCCGAGGAAGCCCTCGAGGCCCGTCGCGCCTGGCTGAAGGCCGTCGGCGGCTGA
- a CDS encoding peptidylprolyl isomerase, with the protein MASNDRQAREERARLRTYQARQESHRLKEHRRVRDNVIASVALVAVAALAIWAQLFYFSGGPGAPDPVASPSATPAPSAAEGENQGDVPSPEIAEGRSWTGTLTLNDTIPLGIELDGAAAPQAVSSEISLIQAGFYDGLACHRLTTSGLFVLQCGDPAGDGTGGPGYSYGPIENAPADGQYPAGTIAMARAADPYSQGSQFFIVYDDTELPGDTGGYSVIGRVTSGLDQLKSGIVDGGVEGGASDGAPATPVKITGFTIE; encoded by the coding sequence GTGGCCAGCAACGACCGGCAGGCGCGCGAGGAGCGCGCACGACTGCGCACGTATCAGGCACGTCAGGAGAGCCATCGGCTGAAGGAGCACCGGCGGGTGCGCGACAACGTCATCGCGTCCGTCGCCCTCGTCGCCGTCGCCGCGCTGGCGATCTGGGCTCAGCTCTTCTACTTCAGCGGCGGGCCCGGCGCCCCCGACCCGGTCGCCTCGCCGTCCGCCACGCCGGCGCCGAGCGCCGCCGAGGGCGAGAACCAGGGCGATGTGCCCTCGCCCGAGATCGCCGAGGGCCGAAGCTGGACGGGCACCCTCACGCTGAACGACACGATCCCGCTCGGCATCGAGCTCGACGGCGCCGCGGCCCCGCAGGCCGTCTCCAGCGAGATCAGCCTGATCCAGGCCGGCTTCTACGACGGGCTGGCCTGCCACCGCCTCACCACGAGCGGCCTCTTCGTGCTGCAGTGCGGCGACCCGGCCGGCGACGGCACCGGCGGCCCCGGCTACAGCTACGGCCCCATCGAGAACGCCCCGGCCGACGGGCAGTACCCCGCCGGCACGATCGCGATGGCGCGCGCCGCCGATCCGTACAGCCAGGGCAGCCAGTTCTTCATCGTGTACGACGACACCGAGCTGCCCGGCGACACCGGCGGGTATTCGGTCATCGGTCGGGTCACGAGCGGCCTCGACCAGTTGAAGAGCGGGATCGTCGATGGCGGCGTCGAAGGCGGCGCAAGCGACGGCGCACCGGCGACCCCCGTGAAGATCACCGGATTCACGATCGAATAA